From a region of the Zingiber officinale cultivar Zhangliang chromosome 4B, Zo_v1.1, whole genome shotgun sequence genome:
- the LOC121975478 gene encoding flavonoid 3'-monooxygenase CYP75B137-like, with translation MFELLLLFIPILLSCFFLFYYKPTPRGGGARQLPPGPRGWPVLGNLPQLGAKPHRTLHALSKIYGPLFRLRFGASEVVVAASADVASQFLRVHDANFSDRPPNSGAEHVAYNYQDLVFAPYGQRWRYLRKLCSVHLFSAKALGDLRWVREGEVGLLVRALVHGRTEVNVGKAVNVCATNALARAMLGRRVFEEEGAESGEFKEMVVELMRLAGEFNVGDFVPWLRWLDPQGVVAQMKRLHRRYDEMLDGIMAEHRRGEVAACRGEGERKDLLSVLIALKEKGDDEGEGGKLTDTNIKALLLNLFTAGTDTSSSTVEWALAELIRHPAWLRRLQAELDAAVGKARLVQEADLPNLPLLQAVVKETFRLHPSTPLSLPRVAAEACEVGGFCVPKGATLLVNVWAITHDPASWGPLAAEFQPDRFLPGGKHERVDLKGNDFELIPFGAGRQICAGMSLGIRMVQLMTATLVHAFDWALPEGQTPEKLDMEEAYGLTLQRAVPLMAHPVPRLVAEAYDNITPN, from the exons ATGTTTGAGCTTCTCCTACTCTTCATCCCCATTCTTCTCTcttgcttcttcctcttctattACAAGCCGACGCCTCGAGGCGGCGGCGCCAGACAGCTCCCTCCCGGACCCCGCGGGTGGCCGGTGCTCGGCAACTTGCCCCAGCTCGGCGCCAAGCCGCACCGCACCCTCCATGCTCTGTCCAAGATCTACGGTCCTCTGTTTCGCCTCCGCTTTGGCGCCAGCGAAGTCGTCGTGGCCGCATCCGCCGACGTCGCCTCGCAGTTCCTACGTGTGCATGACGCCAACTTCAGTGACCGCCCGCCCAACTCCGGCGCCGAGCACGTGGCCTATAACTACCAGGACCTCGTCTTCGCGCCCTACGGCCAGCGGTGGCGCTACCTCCGTAAGCTCTGTTCCGTCCACCTTTTTAGCGCTAAGGCTCTCGGCGACCTCCGGTGGGTTCGCGAGGGTGAGGTGGGGCTCCTGGTGCGCGCGCTCGTCCACGGAAGGACGGAGGTCAACGTTGGGAAGGCTGTGAACGTGTGCGCGACCAACGCGCTGGCGCGGGCCATGCTGGGGCGGCGGGTGTTCGAGGAGGAGGGCGCGGAGTCGGGCGAGTTCAAAGAGATGGTGGTGGAGCTGATGAGGCTAGCCGGGGAGTTCAACGTCGGTGACTTCGTGCCGTGGCTGAGGTGGCTCGACCCTCAGGGCGTGGTGGCACAGATGAAGCGGCTGCACCGCAGGTATGACGAGATGCTTGACGGGATCATGGCGGAGCACCGCCGTGGGGAGGTGGCCGCCTGCAGAGGAGAAGGAGAACGGAAGGACTTGTTGAGCGTTCTGATAGCTCTGAAGGAGAAAGGGGACGACGAAGGCGAGGGCGGCAAGCTTACCGACACCAACATCAAGGCCTTGCTACTG AATTTATTCACGGCCGGAACAGACACGTCGTCGAGCACGGTGGAGTGGGCGCTAGCGGAGCTGATCCGGCACCCGGCCTGGCTCCGGCGATTGCAGGCGGAGCTGGATGCGGCGGTGGGCAAAGCGCGGCTGGTGCAGGAGGCGGACCTGCCGAATCTTCCCCTGCTGCAGGCGGTGGTGAAGGAGACGTTCCGGCTGCACCCGTCGACGCCGCTCTCTCTCCCGCGGGTGGCGGCGGAGGCGTGCGAGGTGGGGGGCTTCTGCGTGCCCAAGGGCGCGACGCTGCTGGTGAACGTGTGGGCCATCACTCACGACCCGGCGTCGTGGGGCCCTCTGGCGGCGGAGTTCCAACCGGACCGGTTCCTCCCCGGCGGCAAGCACGAGCGGGTCGACCTGAAGGGGAACGACTTCGAGCTGATCCCGTTCGGCGCCGGGCGGCAGATCTGCGCCGGCATGAGTCTGGGGATACGCATGGTGCAGCTGATGACGGCGACGTTGGTGCACGCCTTCGACTGGGCTCTGCCGGAGGGGCAGACGCCGGAGAAGCTGGACATGGAGGAGGCCTACGGGCTTACGCTGCAGCGGGCGGTGCCGTTGATGGCCCACCCAGTGCCCCGGCTCGTTGCCGAAGCCTACGACAACATTACACCTAATTAA